The Streptobacillus felis genome segment TAAAAGGAAGTTGGGAAGATGTCATAAGAAGAGCAGATATATATTTAAATAATCCGTCAAAATCTTCTTATGATAAATATAAGTATATAGAATTTGAATATTTAAAATCATTAGCATTAAGAGATGAAATAAAAATGAGAGAATGTATAGATAAAATGCTTGAAAAGAAGGTAGCTAAAAAAATGTTGAATGATATGAGTACTGCATTTGGATTTTATTTGCATATATTTGTAATAATGTATGCTAAGATAGCGATGTATCATGGAATAGATTTGGGTGTAGATCATGAAATAGCCCCAAAAGAATTGATAGATATAACTCCAGCTAAAGAATATCCAGAACCATATGAATTTATGGAAAAATTTAATTTAAATACAATAACAAAAGAAGAGTGGTTAGATTGGATATATGAATATCATCCTGATATTAATAGATTGAAAAAAAGTATAGAGCTAGGGTATTTTGTTTAAGATTATATTTATAAATTGTTATATTAATGGATACAGCTTATAAAAAAATGGTGAAATTAATACAGGTGAATCAAAGAGTAAATAAGTTAGAAAATAACTTGTAAGAGAGATGGAATTTAAAGATTTAAAGGTATTTGATAAGATAACAGAAGAAAATGTAGATTTATTACAAGAAAAGTTAA includes the following:
- a CDS encoding Imm49 family immunity protein; translation: MSNNRELLNFYIKNIDLVGYERKKDEYIKSESDFFLSKTILLALKGSWEDVIRRADIYLNNPSKSSYDKYKYIEFEYLKSLALRDEIKMRECIDKMLEKKVAKKMLNDMSTAFGFYLHIFVIMYAKIAMYHGIDLGVDHEIAPKELIDITPAKEYPEPYEFMEKFNLNTITKEEWLDWIYEYHPDINRLKKSIELGYFV